TACGATTTCATCGAAAATCGCTAAAAAAGTGTTCAAGGAATTGATTGAAAACGGCGGAAGCGCAGCAGACATTGTTAAAGAAAAAGGACTTGTCCAAATTTCTGATGAAGGCACGCTTCGCACAATCGTTACTGAAACACTGGATGCAAACGAACAATCAATTGAAGATTATAAAAACGGGAAAGAGCGTGCAGTTGGCTTCCTTGTTGGTCAAATTATGAAAGCGACGAAAGGCCAAGCAAATCCGCCACTCGTCAATAAAATCCTTCTCGAAGAAATTGCGAAACGGTAACTAGAAAAGCGTAAGGCGCTTAGACACCTTTTTAAGTCGAAAACTTATTCTTTTCTATTTTTAAACAAGACGTTCTGTATAAGACTTTTCCAAGTCCCTGTACAGAGCGTCTTTTTCTAGTCTCGTAATTTGATTCGCGAGATGGGACGACGTACAATTGAAGTAAAGGAGTGTGGATAGTTGATGAAAACTGAAAAACAATACTTTGATGAAGCCATTTCACTCGAACAGTATATGAACAAGATGGAAAAACATAAAGAAGAGAGTTTTCGTATTTATGAACAATTCGAAGTGCCTGCAGACGATGAATTCATCGAGCTGTTAAAAGTAAAGAATCCGAATATCCTAGTCATTACAGAAGACTGGTGCGGAGACGCAATGATGAATAACCCGGTACTTCGAAGAATAGCGGAAGCAGCGGAACTTGACGTACGTACGGCATACCGTGATGCAGATCCGGACTTAATAGACAAACATCTGACAAACGGTGGCAGGTCGATTCCTGTATACTTATTGCTGGATGAAAATGGGGAAGTAGAGGCGAAATGGGGCCCGCGAGCAGCTGCAATTCAAGAGTATGTTTTGGAACTGCGCAAAGACTTGCCATCAGCGGATTCACCAGAGTACAAAGAAAAACAGCAGGCATTCATTGAACGGATTACAGCAGAATATTCATCTAAGCCTGAACTTTGGCTGACTGTATACGAGGACATCCGTAAAAATTTTCTACCGGTATTGCAAAAGCAATCTTAAGTGCCAACAATCGTAGATTTATGGAGTAGATACAACGAGCGAAGCGGATGATGTTTCTTAATTAATGGAACGTTTTGTACGCTTATTACAAAAAAAACATATGTACGAATAGAGGGAATTTCGGATGAAGCGAGCACGAATTATTTACAATCCGACGTCGGGACGCGAAGCATTCCGCAAACATCTGGGGGAAGTTCTCGAGAAGCTTGAAAAGGGCGGTTATGAAACTTCTTGTCATGCGACAACTTGTGAGGGAGACGCGACAATAGCAGCTAAACATGCTGTTGAATCTGGTTTTGATCTTGTTATCGCTTCGGGTGGGGATGGCACGTTAAATGAAGTTATCGCGGGCGTCAGTCCTTTTGAAAAACGTCCAAAAATCGGACTTAT
This Sporosarcina sp. ANT_H38 DNA region includes the following protein-coding sequences:
- a CDS encoding thioredoxin family protein, yielding MKTEKQYFDEAISLEQYMNKMEKHKEESFRIYEQFEVPADDEFIELLKVKNPNILVITEDWCGDAMMNNPVLRRIAEAAELDVRTAYRDADPDLIDKHLTNGGRSIPVYLLLDENGEVEAKWGPRAAAIQEYVLELRKDLPSADSPEYKEKQQAFIERITAEYSSKPELWLTVYEDIRKNFLPVLQKQS